The sequence TCATTCCCCACTAAAGCGTTAGCCACCATAAAAGAGGCTTGATCGAGTGCGCCCCCCGGGGGGATACCTAAATGATAATAACCATACCGCCCCAAATCCTCTACAAAAGTTGCAATCCCCGGACTGATGACTTTAAAAGTGTTCATGCCAAAGCCTTTAAGATTTCTTGATTATAGCTCACTGGGTCAGCCTGCCACTCCTGCAAAGAAAAGGGGGTTTGGCGGATTTTAAGGGTAAAAGTCCCTTCTTCTACTTGCTTGACATAGGCGTTGTATTCGCTTTCGCTGCAGGGGGTAAATTTGATGATGTCCCCCGGATTTAAAAACACCATGCTTTCTTTAAAGTAGGGCAAGCGTTGTGCTGGGTCCCAAACGGGGGCGGGGGTGATGCCCATCATTTGATACCCGCCCCCTCCACGCACGGCGTAAATGCACCCAAAGCACCCCCCATGCCCGATCGTTAAAGCCGGCGTGTCTATGCGCGCAATGGGGTATTTAGGCACTTGTATTTGTTTCGCCCGTTCCACGAGCTGATAAAGCCAAGGCAGTCCCGCCACAAAGCCGATCATGCTCACAAACCAAGGGCTTTTG is a genomic window of Helicobacter sp. NHP19-012 containing:
- a CDS encoding 5-oxoprolinase subunit B family protein, with product MAFRYSFGGDTFLFVEVSEDGMSLEAFFLAMAICKKLREMQVKGITEICPANASYMIAFDPDILPHDKALEILKSLEQEVVGAQTTIQTRLIEIPVLYNDPYTHTCLMGFRNNHQCREPGSTLDPNMTDIEYARQMNGYASVEEFIEAHAKSPWFVSMIGFVAGLPWLYQLVERAKQIQVPKYPIARIDTPALTIGHGGCFGCIYAVRGGGGYQMMGITPAPVWDPAQRLPYFKESMVFLNPGDIIKFTPCSESEYNAYVKQVEEGTFTLKIRQTPFSLQEWQADPVSYNQEILKALA